From Methanomassiliicoccales archaeon, a single genomic window includes:
- a CDS encoding FAD-binding protein — protein sequence MRELDPLEIDVLVLGGGAAGLMAASVLADEGKSVAVVSRSATATALSTGCISFVRSDVFRERGAKVDLETLAHSVHPFSDLFDGASSTLEEIILDMSAFLVRALVDEGLEMSADVFTYHRLLTNLGTSYNCSLAPLHTAAGELDELERSGLVFLGFRGHPDLDPDLAAHIVSSDRRLKSPSSHWAKLKTFKGRTELTVTEAAEILRSEAAKEEVAKVISDLSEENVAVPPLFRLAHFEKGMRWLRKATGRNVFELVTPLSLPGQRLQEGLEKHAASEGCILLQDRELTGLRFEGNRVVEATVVSRTREQRMRFNALIVASGDVIGGGLSLEGLEVRDPLSAFKVGKVKKSRVGVRGIELKALETVETGLLAGNDTRLISKEGVHMQNAFGAGSVLAGFSYPTGVGLGGSLITAWVAARTAKEVA from the coding sequence ATGAGGGAACTGGACCCGCTCGAGATCGACGTCCTGGTTCTGGGCGGAGGGGCAGCTGGGCTCATGGCCGCCTCTGTGCTTGCCGACGAGGGCAAGAGCGTGGCCGTGGTCAGCCGCTCCGCCACCGCCACCGCGCTGTCCACCGGCTGCATCTCCTTCGTTCGCTCGGACGTGTTCCGAGAAAGGGGTGCGAAGGTGGACCTGGAGACCCTCGCCCATTCCGTTCATCCATTCTCAGACCTTTTCGACGGAGCAAGTTCCACCTTGGAAGAGATCATCCTCGACATGAGCGCCTTCTTGGTGAGGGCGCTCGTAGACGAGGGCCTGGAGATGTCCGCCGACGTTTTCACCTACCACCGTCTGCTCACCAACCTGGGAACGAGCTACAACTGCTCCCTGGCTCCCCTGCACACGGCCGCAGGTGAGCTGGACGAATTGGAGCGCAGCGGTCTGGTCTTCCTTGGCTTCCGAGGGCATCCAGATCTGGACCCCGACCTGGCAGCGCACATCGTGTCTTCGGATCGGCGGCTGAAGTCGCCGTCCTCACATTGGGCCAAACTGAAGACGTTCAAAGGCCGGACCGAGCTGACGGTCACCGAGGCGGCGGAGATCCTGCGTTCGGAGGCAGCGAAGGAGGAGGTGGCCAAGGTCATCTCTGATCTGTCGGAGGAGAATGTGGCCGTTCCCCCGCTTTTCCGTTTGGCGCATTTCGAGAAAGGCATGCGCTGGCTGCGAAAGGCCACAGGCCGCAACGTCTTCGAGCTCGTCACCCCCCTGTCCCTACCGGGGCAACGACTCCAAGAGGGTCTGGAGAAGCACGCTGCCTCGGAAGGCTGCATCCTGCTCCAAGACCGAGAGCTCACTGGATTGAGGTTCGAAGGCAACCGGGTCGTGGAGGCAACGGTGGTGAGCCGCACACGTGAACAGAGAATGCGCTTCAACGCTCTAATCGTCGCCTCCGGGGACGTGATCGGCGGAGGATTGTCCTTGGAAGGCCTCGAGGTCCGCGATCCGCTTTCCGCCTTCAAAGTAGGTAAGGTGAAGAAAAGCCGCGTCGGTGTCAGGGGCATCGAGCTGAAGGCATTGGAGACCGTGGAGACGGGGCTCCTGGCCGGCAACGACACCCGACTGATCTCCAAAGAAGGCGTCCATATGCAGAACGCCTTCGGGGCCGGGTCTGTACTGGCGGGTTTCTCCTATCCTACGGGCGTCGGTCTGGGAGGTAGCCTGATCACTGCATGGGTGGCGGCACGCACGGCAAAGGAGGTGGCCTAG
- a CDS encoding (Fe-S)-binding protein, whose protein sequence is MLTTSPGCIECGRCARACPVTTLRGFEDFPGPRTLAVDAPRFGKELSSLRSDLEKCTTCWRCEDVCPSRIPLVDLILDARRELYSLEGLPSGHRRILENIDAYRRAVTPAKERGPIVKASAAKLLYFPGCIAEECLPAIRSSTTAMLSFSGHEFRFAEGWSCCGAPLEKIGDQRRLQKVKEENLKAFDGYETLVTSCPGCLTQFVRSYKIDALHTLEFLKESVSPVKLQFRSSKTRLRVALQQPCHLARTIGPHAIDYSYQLLQRVPGLKLVEIDEPSRCCGGGGGVVAGHPDIALSLAQAKVRSALDAKADIIVAPCPFCVTNLGRVGGLPVQDLVEFLASHVSDRK, encoded by the coding sequence GTGCTCACCACGAGCCCTGGCTGCATAGAATGCGGGAGATGCGCCAGAGCTTGCCCGGTGACCACGCTTCGCGGCTTCGAGGATTTCCCCGGCCCCCGGACCCTGGCGGTGGATGCCCCGCGCTTCGGCAAGGAACTCTCTTCCCTCCGGTCCGACTTGGAGAAATGCACCACCTGCTGGAGATGCGAGGACGTATGCCCATCGCGTATTCCCCTGGTCGACCTCATTTTGGATGCCAGGAGGGAGCTGTACTCCCTGGAAGGATTGCCTTCAGGGCACAGGCGGATACTGGAGAACATCGACGCGTATCGGAGGGCGGTGACTCCTGCCAAAGAGAGGGGACCGATCGTCAAGGCATCCGCCGCAAAGCTCCTCTATTTCCCTGGCTGCATCGCAGAGGAGTGCCTTCCTGCGATCAGATCATCCACCACCGCCATGCTCAGTTTTTCAGGACACGAGTTCCGCTTCGCCGAGGGGTGGTCCTGCTGCGGCGCACCGTTGGAGAAGATCGGCGATCAGAGGAGGCTGCAGAAGGTCAAGGAGGAGAACTTGAAGGCATTCGACGGATACGAGACCCTAGTCACCTCCTGCCCTGGGTGTCTGACCCAGTTCGTGCGTAGCTACAAGATCGACGCGTTGCATACACTGGAGTTCCTCAAGGAATCCGTCAGCCCGGTCAAGCTGCAGTTCCGCTCATCGAAGACCAGGCTGCGCGTTGCATTGCAGCAGCCATGCCATCTGGCCCGGACGATCGGGCCGCATGCCATCGACTACTCGTATCAGCTGCTGCAGCGCGTTCCCGGGCTGAAGCTGGTGGAGATCGACGAGCCATCACGATGTTGCGGCGGCGGGGGAGGAGTGGTGGCCGGGCATCCGGACATCGCGCTTTCCCTGGCCCAGGCCAAGGTGCGCTCCGCCCTAGACGCCAAGGCGGACATCATCGTGGCTCCCTGTCCGTTCTGCGTGACCAATCTGGGCCGGGTGGGCGGCCTCCCGGTGCAGGACCTGGTGGAATTTCTGGCCTCGCATGTGTCGGACAGGAAATGA
- a CDS encoding sugar phosphate nucleotidyltransferase, whose protein sequence is MRVLKAVVLAAGEGTRLRPFTNSRPKVMIPVANRPILSYVVQALVDNGIREIVFVVGYKRERIMSYFGDGQVFRAKIEYVVQEKQLGTAHALLAAKDKVQEEFLVLAGDNIIDARIVSELLQAKEGPAMAVAASEMPSKYGVVGQEAGRVVSIVEKPTTTSEKVVSTGMYRLTPETFVILEEAASKGIMAITHALGANLKRMHLRAVHTTGKWMDVVYPWDIIKVNSAAMEWEGLSVQGTVEDNVVLKGPVSVGPGSRIRSGCYIEGPVVIGKGCDIGPNVTIQAATSIGDAVVVGPYSHITESVIMNHVNLGSQAHLSHCVIDDGVQAGPGLMSAASEANLSVEREIFALKRIGMLVGQNTSFGSGVTVEAGTIVGSECRIGNHGRVRGNLENRSIVI, encoded by the coding sequence GTGAGGGTTTTGAAAGCGGTGGTCCTGGCTGCGGGTGAAGGGACTAGGTTGCGTCCGTTCACCAACTCCCGTCCAAAGGTCATGATACCAGTAGCGAATCGGCCCATCCTGAGTTATGTTGTTCAGGCACTGGTGGACAATGGTATTCGTGAGATCGTGTTCGTCGTCGGTTACAAACGCGAGAGAATCATGTCCTACTTCGGCGACGGCCAGGTGTTCAGGGCCAAAATCGAGTATGTGGTTCAGGAGAAGCAGCTGGGCACGGCACACGCGCTTCTAGCCGCCAAGGACAAGGTGCAAGAGGAGTTCCTGGTGCTGGCCGGGGACAACATCATTGACGCCCGCATAGTCTCAGAGCTTCTCCAGGCGAAGGAGGGACCGGCAATGGCGGTCGCCGCCAGTGAGATGCCTTCGAAGTATGGAGTGGTCGGCCAGGAGGCCGGTCGAGTGGTGAGCATCGTGGAAAAGCCCACTACGACCTCTGAGAAGGTGGTCTCTACTGGCATGTACCGTCTGACCCCGGAGACGTTCGTGATACTTGAGGAAGCAGCCTCCAAAGGCATTATGGCCATCACGCACGCCCTAGGAGCGAATCTCAAACGCATGCACCTGCGGGCGGTGCACACCACAGGAAAATGGATGGACGTGGTCTATCCCTGGGATATAATCAAGGTCAACAGCGCGGCCATGGAATGGGAGGGGCTCTCCGTCCAAGGAACGGTGGAGGACAATGTCGTGCTCAAAGGCCCGGTCTCGGTCGGTCCTGGCAGTCGCATCCGCTCAGGGTGCTACATCGAAGGTCCAGTGGTCATCGGTAAGGGCTGCGACATCGGCCCAAATGTGACGATACAGGCGGCCACCAGCATAGGCGACGCGGTGGTCGTCGGCCCATACTCGCACATAACGGAATCGGTCATTATGAACCATGTCAACCTAGGATCGCAGGCCCATCTCTCCCACTGTGTCATCGATGACGGTGTGCAGGCAGGCCCTGGTCTGATGTCCGCCGCGTCCGAGGCGAACCTCAGCGTCGAGCGGGAGATCTTCGCATTGAAACGAATCGGCATGCTGGTAGGGCAGAACACATCCTTCGGGTCGGGCGTTACCGTGGAGGCCGGTACGATCGTCGGCTCGGAATGCAGGATCGGCAACCATGGCCGGGTGAGAGGCAATCTGGAGAACAGGAGCATCGTGATCTGA
- the glmS gene encoding glutamine--fructose-6-phosphate transaminase (isomerizing), protein MCGIVGYTGSRNATEVLISSLKRLEYRGYDSAGIAVIDGGVRIHKDKGEIAIMERSLPAMRGGVGIAHTRWATCGKPSKENAHPFHDCTGKLALVHNGIIENHLALKRRLMERGHEFTSETDTEVLVHLVEEYDVGSLITAFMSALREVKGSYAVVMLVDGTDTLFAARNGNPLVIGLGVNENFVASDVTALLDYTNKVIYLLDGDVAEVSPRGVVIRDPDGNVVERRPDIITWSAEDAQKGGFEHFMLKEIFEEPEAVQNTLTGNLDSNAAGEDWYGKDLSSVRLVACGTSYHAAMIGKYVLEKVAKVPASVELASEFRYASDVREDPLVVLITQSGETADTLAAARQARRRGLSTLAITNVVGSSIAREVGDVFYTHAGPEISVAATKTFMAQMVAIYLLAMRLGSARKTIGPDALREMRSQLMAVPNHIRQVLDQADRVGEASNMLAEARHAFYLGRNISYPVMLEGALKLKEISYVHAEGFAAGELKHGPLSLIDSSTPVVAACVKDHTYEKMLSNIAEVKARDAPVIALAQEGDEDVQSLVDQVIFFPDVPPLFSPFPMTVTLQLLAYAAARKKGCPIDKPRNLAKSVTVE, encoded by the coding sequence ATGTGCGGCATCGTGGGATATACTGGCTCCCGTAATGCCACCGAGGTCCTCATCAGCTCGCTCAAGCGATTGGAGTACCGAGGTTACGACTCGGCCGGGATCGCAGTCATCGACGGGGGCGTGCGCATTCACAAGGACAAGGGAGAAATCGCCATTATGGAGAGGTCTCTGCCCGCCATGCGCGGGGGGGTCGGAATAGCCCACACCAGATGGGCCACTTGCGGCAAACCCTCGAAGGAGAACGCCCATCCGTTCCATGACTGCACCGGCAAGTTGGCCCTGGTCCACAATGGCATCATCGAGAATCACCTCGCCTTGAAACGCAGGCTGATGGAACGAGGGCATGAGTTCACCTCGGAAACCGACACGGAGGTGCTGGTCCACCTGGTGGAGGAGTACGATGTCGGGTCTCTCATCACCGCCTTCATGTCGGCGCTGAGGGAAGTGAAAGGTTCGTACGCCGTGGTCATGCTGGTCGATGGCACGGACACGTTGTTCGCCGCCAGGAATGGCAATCCCCTGGTGATCGGTCTGGGCGTGAACGAGAACTTCGTGGCATCGGACGTCACAGCACTACTGGACTACACCAACAAGGTCATCTACCTCCTGGACGGGGACGTGGCCGAGGTTTCGCCCAGGGGTGTCGTCATTCGCGACCCGGATGGAAATGTTGTGGAAAGGCGACCGGACATCATCACCTGGAGCGCCGAGGATGCGCAGAAAGGCGGCTTCGAGCATTTCATGCTCAAGGAGATATTCGAAGAGCCTGAGGCGGTACAGAACACGCTCACGGGCAATCTCGACAGCAACGCAGCGGGTGAAGACTGGTATGGAAAGGACCTATCCTCAGTGCGGCTGGTGGCCTGCGGCACTTCCTACCACGCAGCCATGATCGGCAAGTACGTCCTGGAGAAGGTGGCCAAGGTACCGGCCAGCGTGGAGCTGGCCTCGGAGTTCCGCTACGCCTCGGACGTTAGAGAGGACCCGCTCGTGGTCCTGATCACCCAGAGCGGAGAGACGGCCGACACGCTCGCAGCCGCAAGGCAGGCCAGGAGGCGGGGCCTCTCAACGCTGGCCATCACCAATGTCGTAGGGAGCAGCATAGCTAGGGAGGTCGGCGACGTTTTCTATACGCACGCCGGGCCGGAGATTAGTGTAGCGGCCACCAAGACCTTCATGGCGCAAATGGTGGCAATCTACCTGCTAGCCATGCGCCTCGGATCGGCAAGAAAGACCATCGGGCCAGATGCCCTGAGGGAAATGCGATCGCAGCTCATGGCCGTACCGAATCACATCCGCCAGGTCCTTGACCAGGCGGACCGGGTGGGGGAAGCGTCCAATATGCTGGCAGAGGCCAGGCACGCGTTCTACCTGGGTCGGAACATCAGCTACCCGGTCATGCTTGAGGGCGCGCTGAAGCTGAAGGAGATATCCTACGTCCACGCAGAAGGTTTTGCCGCCGGTGAGCTGAAACACGGTCCTTTGTCCCTCATAGATTCCTCTACGCCAGTGGTCGCCGCCTGTGTCAAGGACCATACCTACGAGAAGATGCTCTCCAATATAGCGGAGGTCAAGGCGCGGGATGCGCCGGTCATCGCCCTCGCCCAAGAAGGGGATGAGGACGTGCAGAGCCTGGTCGATCAGGTCATCTTTTTCCCCGACGTTCCTCCCTTGTTCTCTCCGTTCCCCATGACGGTGACCTTGCAGCTCCTGGCCTACGCTGCGGCCAGGAAGAAAGGGTGTCCCATCGACAAACCGCGCAATTTGGCCAAGAGCGTCACCGTCGAATGA
- the cas4 gene encoding CRISPR-associated protein Cas4: MHQETISASELERYCYCPLSWWLSLEVQVTSEALKKGDQEHETFSRDLNLIVKRETEARNWEMVVLVFSVIATILGLVGLSLMGLASSGEISAVLSIISIVWIGAALFLLYRSASHKDERRSAKYERGVAVAAIIAMVVALNSVTLLHQDFTLAIVLEVAALVWLIGASLALQNSFNSSREASKKRQAQTIEGDIKYVGVNGSRLLRSAKYGLNGRPDYILELNGELVPVEIKTGRRPKGPLFSHIIQVAAYCLLVSDVMARNVSHGLLRYGDEEHEVEFNEDLRDLVISKLDEIRERKRSGNVHRNHNRPGKCRSCSRREMCPERLD, translated from the coding sequence ATGCACCAAGAGACCATCTCCGCGAGCGAGCTCGAACGCTACTGCTACTGTCCGTTGAGCTGGTGGTTGAGCCTTGAGGTCCAAGTGACCTCAGAAGCGCTGAAGAAAGGAGACCAGGAACACGAGACGTTCTCCCGAGACCTCAATCTCATTGTGAAGAGAGAAACGGAGGCCCGCAATTGGGAGATGGTGGTGCTGGTGTTCTCCGTCATCGCCACTATCCTGGGCCTCGTCGGGCTCTCGCTCATGGGGCTGGCAAGCTCGGGGGAGATAAGCGCTGTCCTAAGCATCATTTCCATCGTTTGGATCGGGGCGGCCCTTTTCTTGCTCTACCGTTCCGCCTCGCACAAGGATGAGCGCCGGAGCGCCAAGTATGAGCGAGGCGTTGCGGTCGCGGCCATCATTGCCATGGTGGTGGCCCTGAACTCCGTCACCCTCTTGCACCAGGACTTCACGCTTGCGATCGTACTGGAGGTGGCCGCTCTCGTGTGGCTGATCGGCGCGTCGCTGGCACTGCAGAATTCGTTCAATTCGAGCCGAGAGGCAAGTAAGAAACGTCAAGCCCAGACAATCGAAGGCGACATCAAGTATGTGGGCGTCAATGGTTCTCGACTGCTGCGATCGGCGAAGTATGGACTGAACGGGCGACCGGACTACATCCTGGAGCTGAACGGAGAATTGGTGCCTGTAGAGATCAAGACCGGTCGCCGACCCAAGGGACCGCTGTTCTCCCACATCATCCAGGTGGCCGCCTACTGCCTCCTGGTCAGCGACGTCATGGCCCGGAACGTTTCCCACGGTCTCTTGCGATACGGAGACGAAGAGCATGAGGTGGAGTTCAACGAGGACCTCCGAGACCTCGTCATATCCAAGCTTGATGAGATACGGGAGAGGAAGCGAAGCGGGAACGTGCATCGCAATCACAACCGCCCGGGCAAATGCCGCTCTTGCTCTCGCCGCGAGATGTGCCCGGAGCGTCTCGACTGA
- a CDS encoding C15orf41 family protein codes for MKGNDFKQIYDRLRNPSDVKALARELNLDEELLTVIFTQKTVRETTKKFYRVQRIAPHLLKDWRAGKSMLWLSSKHEFPPILTGMMIFQANGCSKKVFWKHVREPESITDPRLKKDILEITKEDCIYSPWANEAQYKRGTWGEEQLQGWLNSKNLTYRTEKDLRGEFPKTPDCLLDEPIRVNGWDINWIESKASFGDRVEINKNVKKQLEPYTELFGDGLVVYWFGFVDEIENPRGIFITDMSLLHMDCKVLSTECKKPLL; via the coding sequence ATGAAAGGTAACGATTTCAAACAGATTTACGATCGATTGCGAAACCCCTCGGACGTAAAGGCCCTGGCTCGCGAACTCAATCTGGACGAGGAATTATTGACGGTGATCTTCACCCAGAAGACGGTGAGAGAGACGACCAAGAAGTTCTACCGCGTGCAGAGGATAGCGCCCCATCTCCTCAAGGACTGGAGGGCGGGGAAGAGCATGCTTTGGCTCTCCAGCAAGCACGAGTTTCCGCCCATCCTCACCGGCATGATGATCTTCCAGGCCAACGGCTGCTCCAAGAAGGTCTTCTGGAAACATGTGCGAGAGCCGGAGAGCATCACCGACCCGCGCCTGAAGAAAGATATCTTGGAGATCACGAAAGAAGATTGCATCTACTCCCCTTGGGCTAATGAGGCGCAGTACAAGCGCGGGACGTGGGGCGAGGAGCAGCTGCAGGGATGGCTGAACTCCAAGAACTTGACCTATCGGACCGAGAAGGACCTGCGCGGCGAGTTCCCCAAGACCCCCGACTGCCTCCTGGACGAGCCGATACGCGTCAACGGTTGGGACATCAACTGGATCGAATCAAAGGCCTCGTTCGGGGACCGGGTGGAGATAAACAAGAACGTGAAGAAGCAGCTCGAGCCGTACACGGAGCTCTTCGGCGACGGACTGGTGGTCTACTGGTTCGGCTTCGTGGACGAGATCGAGAATCCGAGAGGCATCTTCATCACCGACATGTCGCTCCTGCATATGGACTGCAAGGTACTGAGCACGGAATGCAAAAAGCCGTTATTGTAG
- a CDS encoding RNA repair domain-containing protein, protein MTYPREILNRLKWTEGEDLAEAIIIYLHRGAPGDVMNVLGKDIVELERSFFVTKEAKIPFHRIRRIEYRGRSLFQVEEGKGRREE, encoded by the coding sequence ATGACCTATCCGCGGGAGATCCTGAATCGACTGAAGTGGACGGAAGGAGAGGATCTGGCCGAAGCGATCATCATCTACCTCCACCGAGGCGCTCCCGGCGATGTCATGAACGTGCTGGGCAAGGACATAGTGGAGCTGGAGCGTTCCTTCTTCGTCACGAAGGAGGCGAAGATACCGTTTCACCGCATCAGGCGAATCGAGTATCGAGGGCGATCGCTCTTTCAGGTAGAGGAAGGGAAGGGGAGAAGGGAAGAATAG
- the ade gene encoding adenine deaminase, translated as MKKTVVKGNLVDVVGGMVFPAQVTMIDGKIWSVERSNVSYDRYLVPGFIDAHIHIESSLLTPSRFAEAAVPHGTTATVSDPHEIANVLGTEGVRYMVKDAEGVPLRIRYTAPSCVPATSWETSGAKLGWREVRELLRMKEFVALGEVMNVPGVLADDPEVMAKIEVAQQMGKPVDGHCPEVIGDRLDRYISAGISTDHECISAKEAEEKHRKGMLILVREGSSSKNLAALMPFAKAHSCCLVSDDLRARDLQKGHLDLLLRKAVALGMEPVHALRAVTMWPAAHYHLPGGHLSEGEVADLVVLRDLKDFQVLQVYIGGDLVAEDGLPKFQAHPQVLRTGIRPPGKEPEAFVIHTQNQTGRAKVRVIGMLGDQDISKAEEAVLPIVDGQIKSDPGQDVLLMAVVNRYAIAPPALAFARGLGLKKGAIASTVAHDSHNIITVGVDVASLALAVMGVAESGGYFATDGQESVALPLTVAGLMSSEPCATVAAGEERMMSFVRALSCTLPAPFMTLSFQSLLVEPELKLSDKGLFDSVRFQFVDAVV; from the coding sequence ATGAAGAAGACTGTCGTCAAGGGGAACCTGGTGGACGTCGTGGGAGGGATGGTCTTCCCGGCCCAGGTTACCATGATCGACGGCAAGATATGGTCTGTGGAACGATCGAACGTCAGCTATGATCGCTACCTAGTACCCGGTTTCATCGATGCGCACATCCATATCGAATCCTCCTTGCTCACTCCTTCCAGATTCGCGGAGGCGGCGGTGCCTCATGGGACTACTGCCACGGTCTCGGACCCTCACGAGATCGCCAACGTCCTAGGTACGGAGGGAGTCCGCTACATGGTCAAAGATGCAGAGGGCGTGCCCCTGCGCATCCGCTACACCGCCCCCTCCTGCGTTCCAGCGACATCCTGGGAGACATCGGGAGCGAAGCTCGGCTGGAGGGAAGTGCGAGAGCTGCTGAGGATGAAGGAGTTCGTGGCCCTAGGCGAGGTCATGAACGTTCCCGGGGTATTGGCGGACGATCCAGAGGTCATGGCCAAAATCGAGGTCGCCCAGCAGATGGGCAAACCGGTGGACGGTCATTGCCCCGAGGTGATCGGCGATAGACTGGACCGCTACATATCCGCTGGCATTAGCACGGACCACGAATGCATCTCCGCGAAAGAGGCGGAGGAGAAGCACCGCAAGGGCATGCTCATACTTGTGCGGGAGGGTTCGTCCTCCAAGAACCTGGCGGCGCTCATGCCCTTCGCCAAGGCACATTCGTGCTGCCTGGTTTCCGACGACTTGCGGGCGAGGGACCTGCAGAAGGGGCACCTGGACCTGCTCCTGCGCAAGGCGGTGGCCCTGGGCATGGAACCGGTGCACGCGCTTCGAGCTGTGACAATGTGGCCTGCCGCCCATTACCACCTTCCCGGGGGGCATCTCTCAGAGGGGGAGGTCGCGGACCTAGTGGTGCTGCGGGACCTGAAGGACTTCCAGGTGCTGCAAGTGTACATCGGCGGCGATCTGGTGGCGGAGGACGGTCTGCCCAAGTTCCAAGCACATCCCCAGGTGTTACGCACCGGCATCCGCCCCCCCGGCAAAGAGCCGGAGGCATTCGTGATTCACACTCAGAATCAAACTGGCCGTGCAAAGGTAAGGGTCATCGGCATGCTGGGCGATCAGGACATCAGCAAGGCGGAAGAGGCGGTACTGCCGATCGTAGATGGTCAGATCAAGAGCGACCCCGGACAAGACGTGCTGCTCATGGCCGTCGTCAATCGCTATGCCATCGCACCCCCTGCTTTGGCGTTCGCGCGGGGGCTCGGGCTGAAGAAGGGAGCTATCGCGTCCACGGTGGCGCATGATTCTCACAACATCATCACCGTGGGCGTCGACGTCGCGAGTCTGGCCTTGGCGGTGATGGGCGTGGCCGAAAGCGGCGGATACTTCGCCACCGATGGGCAGGAAAGCGTAGCTCTACCTCTTACAGTGGCAGGGTTGATGAGCTCCGAGCCTTGCGCTACGGTGGCGGCAGGCGAGGAGCGCATGATGAGCTTCGTGCGCGCCCTCAGTTGCACGCTGCCGGCTCCCTTCATGACCTTGTCTTTCCAGAGTCTGTTGGTGGAGCCAGAGTTGAAACTGAGCGACAAAGGGCTGTTCGATTCGGTCCGCTTCCAGTTCGTGGACGCGGTAGTCTGA
- a CDS encoding phosphoribosyltransferase, with product MAKVESFKCKLVTYDEISRWTLDVARQIQDCRCKPTVIIGLTRGGWVPARLLCDHLHVKKLYAVKTEHWGVTANQDGKALLTQELNAPIENEDVLVVDDITDTGESLKLAIAHLQEMHPKTIRTVTLLHITHSKFEPDFYSVRVPEEEWTWFVFPWNLHEDLRTLLPKTLDEGKTEGDVSRAFKEQFQIDVDEGLVRSTLKDLEGEGKVRRVGRIWMRAG from the coding sequence ATGGCTAAGGTGGAGAGCTTCAAGTGCAAGTTGGTCACGTACGACGAGATCTCGCGTTGGACTTTGGACGTGGCGCGGCAGATCCAGGATTGCCGTTGCAAGCCGACGGTGATCATCGGCCTGACCAGAGGGGGTTGGGTTCCGGCCAGACTGCTGTGCGATCATCTGCATGTCAAGAAGCTCTACGCGGTCAAGACCGAGCATTGGGGCGTGACGGCGAACCAAGATGGAAAGGCGCTGTTGACCCAGGAGCTGAACGCTCCCATAGAGAACGAGGACGTGCTGGTGGTGGACGATATCACAGACACCGGGGAGAGCCTGAAGCTGGCCATCGCCCATCTGCAGGAGATGCATCCGAAGACGATCCGCACCGTCACATTACTGCACATCACCCATTCCAAGTTCGAGCCCGACTTCTACTCCGTTCGGGTCCCGGAGGAGGAGTGGACCTGGTTCGTGTTCCCATGGAACCTACACGAGGACCTGCGGACTCTGCTACCGAAGACGCTGGACGAGGGCAAGACCGAGGGAGATGTCTCCAGAGCTTTCAAGGAGCAGTTCCAGATTGATGTTGATGAGGGCCTGGTCCGCTCCACCCTCAAGGATCTGGAAGGGGAGGGCAAAGTGCGTCGTGTCGGCAGGATATGGATGAGAGCGGGTTGA
- the hpt gene encoding hypoxanthine/guanine phosphoribosyltransferase yields MKLDLLKNSLEAAPIVRLGSYDYFVHPITDGIPSMPPELLKEVLDALVEVGDFNCDLITAPEAMGIPLAVPLSLRLGIPYNIIRKRRYSLPGEVQVHQITGYSEKELFINGIKAGDRVVLVDDVLSTGGTLRAVVQALQNMGVELVDVIVVVEKGRNKSKLESELGLRIKTLVKVEVREGRLVVLS; encoded by the coding sequence ATGAAGCTGGACCTACTCAAGAATAGTCTGGAAGCGGCCCCCATCGTGCGGTTGGGGAGCTACGATTACTTTGTGCACCCCATCACTGATGGTATCCCCAGCATGCCGCCTGAGCTTCTAAAGGAGGTATTGGACGCCCTGGTGGAGGTAGGCGACTTCAACTGTGATCTCATCACCGCACCAGAGGCCATGGGCATTCCTTTGGCTGTGCCATTGTCCTTGCGCCTTGGCATCCCCTACAACATTATCCGCAAGCGTCGGTACTCGCTCCCCGGCGAAGTGCAGGTTCATCAGATCACTGGCTATTCGGAGAAAGAGCTCTTCATCAACGGGATCAAGGCGGGGGACCGGGTGGTCCTGGTGGACGATGTTCTGAGCACCGGCGGCACGTTGCGAGCGGTGGTACAAGCGCTTCAGAATATGGGCGTGGAGCTGGTTGACGTGATCGTGGTGGTGGAGAAGGGCAGGAACAAGTCGAAGCTAGAGAGCGAGCTGGGCTTGAGGATCAAGACCCTGGTCAAGGTGGAAGTGCGCGAAGGACGTCTGGTGGTCCTTAGCTGA